A genomic segment from Cyprinus carpio isolate SPL01 chromosome A4, ASM1834038v1, whole genome shotgun sequence encodes:
- the LOC122141039 gene encoding E3 SUMO-protein ligase ZBED1-like produces the protein MPTLSIIAPLHTQLLADFTPAPEDDPMTREIKHAIREDLRKRYTSTKERHTLHTASCLDPRFKALPFLSEDEKVETYSRVTTEAASSLEVMRQEPEVPEGEGDDMAEGHDDGEEDDAVQKVCDEALKLDEDAPSTPSTSRPSSLTALLGQTFNVAVTTAEPKSAHTRAEEEVRMYLEAPSLPLTDDPLEWWSTNHHVYPLLAKLAKRYFCIPGASVAAERVFSTAGDIVSAQRSTLTPQRVPAGLPP, from the exons ATGCCTACTCTCTCAATCATCGCCCCACTACACACACAGCTCCTGGCCGACTTCACCCCTGCACCAGAGGATGATCCGATGACCCGGGAAATCAAGCATGCCATCCGGGAAGATTTGAGGAAGAGATACACATCTACAAAAGAGAGGCACACACTCCATACAGCATCTTGCCTGGATCCTCGCTTTAAAGCTCTCCCATTTCTTTCAGAGGATGAAAAAGTGGAGACATACAGCAGAGTGACTACAGAGGCTGCATCATCCCTCGAG GTGATGAGGCAAGAGCCTGAAGTCCCTGAGGGGGAAGGTGATGACATGGCTGAGGGGCATGATGACGGTGAGGAGGATGATGCAGTTCAGAAGGTTTGCGACGAAGCCCTGAAGCTGGATGAAGATGCCCCTTCCACGCCCTCTACCTCAAGACCATCTTCTCTGACTGCACTGCTGGGCCAAACATTTAATGTTGCTGTCACCACAGCAGAGCCCAAGTCGGCACACACCAGGGCTGAGGAAGAGGTTCGCATGTATCTGGAGGCCCCTTCACTTCCTCTCACCGATGACCCCCTTGAGTGGTGGAGCACCAACCATCATGTGTATCCTCTCCTAGCTAAGCTGGCCAAACGATATTTTTGTATCCCAGGTGCGAGCGTTGCTGCAGAGAGAGTGTTCTCCACTGCGGGAGACATTGTGTCAGCACAACGGAGCACACTCACGCCACAACGTGTACCAGCTGGTCTTCCTCCATAA